A genomic segment from Thermogemmatispora onikobensis encodes:
- a CDS encoding ribokinase encodes MGRVIVLGSLMTDLVARAPRFPFPGESLIGEEFAMFIGGKGFNQAVTAARLGAQTSLIGNVGQDAFGDAFFPALAAEGVDCTYVSRDTTTGTGVGCVTVATEIGQNAIVALPRANLTLSAETVRRAMEALLSSGQAAAMTPPGVFLTQCETSIETIATALLQAHKAGFVTILNAAPIPQETLPAELFRLVDILVVNEIEASFLAGLTVDTAMTAKTAAERLLERGPQHVIITLGALGATWCTHGENGAPPFHRWQRAFNVQQVDPTGAGDAFCGALAARLSMDAPLEEALRWANAAGAITVTRKGALPSLPTRAEVEALL; translated from the coding sequence ATGGGTAGAGTCATTGTTCTTGGCAGCCTGATGACCGACCTGGTAGCCCGCGCGCCTCGCTTCCCCTTCCCCGGGGAGTCCTTGATCGGTGAGGAGTTCGCGATGTTCATCGGCGGCAAAGGCTTCAATCAGGCGGTGACTGCCGCTCGCCTCGGCGCCCAGACAAGTCTGATCGGCAACGTCGGTCAGGACGCCTTTGGCGATGCCTTCTTCCCTGCGCTGGCCGCCGAAGGCGTCGATTGCACCTACGTCAGCCGCGATACGACCACCGGTACGGGCGTAGGCTGCGTGACGGTGGCGACCGAGATCGGCCAAAATGCCATTGTTGCTCTGCCACGCGCGAATTTGACTCTGTCGGCAGAGACGGTGCGACGGGCAATGGAGGCACTGCTCAGCTCGGGACAGGCAGCCGCTATGACTCCGCCCGGCGTTTTTCTGACCCAGTGCGAGACAAGCATCGAGACCATCGCTACGGCCTTGCTCCAGGCCCACAAGGCCGGCTTCGTGACCATCCTTAACGCCGCTCCCATCCCCCAGGAAACACTGCCTGCCGAGCTTTTCAGATTGGTGGATATCCTGGTGGTGAATGAGATCGAGGCCAGTTTCCTGGCCGGCCTGACCGTCGATACGGCGATGACAGCGAAAACCGCAGCCGAACGCTTGCTAGAGCGCGGCCCTCAGCACGTGATTATTACGCTGGGGGCTCTGGGCGCGACCTGGTGCACCCACGGCGAGAATGGCGCGCCGCCTTTTCATCGCTGGCAGCGCGCTTTTAATGTGCAGCAGGTCGATCCAACTGGCGCCGGTGACGCCTTCTGCGGAGCGTTGGCCGCTCGCCTTTCAATGGACGCCCCCCTCGAGGAGGCACTCCGCTGGGCCAACGCCGCAGGCGCCATTACGGTGACACGGAAGGGCGCTCTGCCTTCCCTGCCCACACGGGCCGAGGTCGAAGCCCTGCTCTAG
- a CDS encoding cysteine hydrolase family protein: protein MSERSLAPASFDPQDAFRGPYAARISEFSEAGRQAGLAPASTDRERTALVLVDYQHDFVDPSGALSVPGAQEDVARLLTWFYAHADRITTIYASLDTHLPFQIFYPTWWQNPQTGEHPAPFTTVTIEDVEEGRWLPLREPEWSRHYVQALRQQARKELMIWPYHTMQGTLGHMLVAPLSEALAWHSTARQTQPHYIVKGLTPRTEFYGIFGAEVPDPSDPSSQLNTALLETIMQHDRVFLAGEAKSHCVLESGRQLVQHFSQRPDVLQRLYVLRDCISSVQHPTIDFDALAEEELARWEHLGVHLVRSTDELPA from the coding sequence ATGAGTGAACGATCTCTGGCTCCAGCAAGTTTTGATCCACAGGATGCCTTCAGAGGCCCTTATGCCGCCCGCATCTCCGAGTTCAGCGAGGCCGGGCGCCAGGCGGGTCTCGCGCCCGCCAGCACGGACCGCGAGCGCACCGCGCTGGTGCTGGTCGATTATCAGCATGATTTCGTCGATCCCAGCGGCGCGCTCTCCGTCCCTGGCGCCCAGGAAGATGTCGCGCGCCTGCTGACCTGGTTTTACGCCCACGCCGATCGGATTACCACGATTTACGCTTCGCTCGATACGCACTTGCCTTTCCAGATCTTCTATCCTACCTGGTGGCAGAACCCCCAGACGGGTGAGCATCCCGCTCCGTTCACGACGGTCACTATCGAGGACGTCGAGGAAGGTCGCTGGCTCCCCCTCCGTGAACCTGAGTGGTCACGTCACTATGTGCAGGCCCTGCGTCAGCAGGCCCGCAAGGAGCTGATGATCTGGCCCTACCATACGATGCAGGGCACGCTGGGCCATATGCTGGTGGCCCCCCTCAGCGAGGCCCTGGCCTGGCACAGCACGGCCCGCCAGACACAGCCTCACTATATTGTGAAGGGCCTGACTCCGCGGACGGAGTTTTATGGCATCTTTGGCGCCGAGGTGCCCGATCCTTCCGATCCCTCTAGCCAGCTCAACACTGCCTTGCTGGAAACAATTATGCAGCATGATCGCGTCTTCCTGGCCGGCGAGGCCAAGTCTCACTGTGTGCTGGAGAGCGGTCGCCAGCTGGTTCAGCACTTCAGTCAGCGGCCCGATGTGCTGCAGCGCCTCTACGTGCTGCGCGACTGCATCAGCTCTGTTCAGCATCCCACGATCGATTTCGATGCCCTGGCAGAGGAAGAGCTGGCACGCTGGGAACACCTGGGGGTCCACCTGGTGCGCAGTACCGATGAGCTACCAGCGTGA
- a CDS encoding phosphosulfolactate synthase: MAERGFTFLRMNERQSKPRTRGITEIRGPYYTAMGKRYLEDVLETMGEYVDSLKYAGGSFTLMPPRAVRELNETAHRYNVLVSTGGFIEYVLTQGAQAVDRYIKECRDLGFDIIEISSGFITIPIDDWLRLVEKVQKEGLKAKPEVGIQFGAGGATSAEELEAEGTRDVGWAIAQARRFLEAGAYMIMIESEGITENVKTWRTDAVARIIAELGLEKVMFEAADPEVFTWYIKNYGPEVNLFVDHSQIVQLECLRSGIWGTKSVWGRILTYKGDQS, translated from the coding sequence ATGGCAGAGCGTGGTTTTACCTTCTTACGCATGAATGAGCGGCAGAGCAAGCCGCGGACGCGCGGTATTACTGAGATTCGTGGCCCCTACTACACGGCGATGGGGAAGCGCTACCTGGAGGACGTGCTGGAGACAATGGGCGAGTACGTCGACTCGCTCAAGTACGCCGGCGGCTCTTTCACCCTCATGCCACCCAGGGCGGTACGCGAGCTGAACGAGACCGCCCATCGCTACAATGTGCTGGTCTCGACCGGCGGATTCATCGAGTACGTCCTCACTCAGGGGGCGCAGGCGGTGGATCGCTATATTAAAGAGTGCCGCGATCTGGGCTTCGACATTATTGAGATCTCCAGCGGCTTCATTACCATCCCCATTGATGACTGGCTGCGCCTGGTGGAGAAGGTTCAGAAAGAGGGTCTGAAGGCCAAGCCCGAGGTGGGCATCCAATTCGGCGCTGGTGGGGCGACCAGCGCTGAGGAACTGGAGGCTGAGGGGACGCGCGATGTGGGCTGGGCCATTGCTCAGGCCAGGCGCTTCCTGGAGGCCGGGGCCTACATGATCATGATCGAGTCCGAGGGGATCACAGAGAACGTCAAGACCTGGCGGACCGATGCCGTAGCCAGGATCATCGCCGAGCTTGGCCTTGAGAAGGTGATGTTCGAGGCCGCCGACCCCGAGGTCTTCACCTGGTACATCAAAAACTACGGTCCCGAGGTCAACCTCTTCGTCGATCACAGCCAGATCGTCCAGCTGGAGTGCCTGCGCTCAGGTATCTGGGGCACGAAGAGCGTCTGGGGCCGCATCCTTACCTACAAAGGCGACCAGTCCTGA
- a CDS encoding MmgE/PrpD family protein: MTLVEELANFVVRSSYEDISAEARRELKIRVLDSLGCAIGALEGRPLAILREQIKDFGGNPLSTLIAGGRTAPDRAAFYNAALVRYLDYNDTFIAKGESCHPSDNLGAVLAASEYADRGGKDLLTALAVAYQVQCRLSEVAPVRAKGFDHTVEGTYAVAAGVSRALGLDAQRTANAIAISGTAYNALRVTRTGSISHWKGLAYPAVAHAATHATFLAMRGMTGPAEVFEGNKGFMESIAGRFTIDWSRENLEIVLRTSIKKYNAEFHSQPTLEGILQLREQHQLRADQIERIEIDTFDVAYHIIGGGEEGDKRIVRTKEEADHSLHYMVAVALLDGKVTPEQYRPERIAASDVQTLLRKIEVRPADDLSARFPAEMPCRIRVLLTDGRRYDLEIADYPGFYSRPLSWEQALEKFESLAAPYTDSELRRSIAETAQHLDEVPVRQLTALLAQVRLPASGGPAL; encoded by the coding sequence ATGACGCTCGTTGAAGAGCTAGCGAACTTTGTAGTACGCAGCAGCTATGAGGATATCTCGGCGGAGGCGCGCCGTGAGTTGAAGATTCGCGTGCTCGACTCGCTGGGCTGTGCCATTGGAGCCCTGGAGGGGCGACCTCTGGCTATTTTGCGCGAGCAGATCAAAGACTTCGGGGGAAATCCGCTGTCGACCTTGATTGCGGGAGGCCGCACGGCGCCCGACCGGGCGGCTTTCTACAATGCCGCTCTGGTGCGCTATCTCGACTATAACGATACCTTTATTGCCAAAGGGGAGAGCTGCCATCCCAGCGATAATCTGGGGGCTGTCCTGGCGGCCAGCGAATATGCTGATCGCGGTGGTAAGGACCTCTTGACGGCCCTGGCGGTGGCCTATCAGGTGCAGTGCCGGCTGTCAGAGGTGGCGCCAGTCCGGGCGAAGGGCTTTGACCATACCGTCGAAGGCACCTATGCCGTGGCGGCTGGCGTCTCGCGCGCCCTGGGCCTCGATGCCCAGCGCACAGCCAATGCCATTGCCATCAGCGGTACCGCTTACAACGCCCTGCGCGTGACCCGCACGGGGAGCATCTCCCATTGGAAAGGCCTGGCTTACCCGGCGGTCGCCCATGCTGCTACCCACGCCACCTTCCTGGCCATGCGCGGCATGACCGGGCCGGCTGAGGTCTTTGAAGGCAATAAGGGCTTTATGGAGAGCATCGCCGGACGCTTTACGATCGACTGGTCGCGCGAGAACCTGGAGATTGTCCTGCGCACCAGCATTAAGAAGTACAATGCTGAGTTTCATTCTCAGCCAACCCTGGAAGGTATTCTCCAGCTGCGTGAGCAGCATCAGCTCCGTGCCGATCAGATCGAGCGCATTGAGATCGATACCTTTGATGTAGCCTACCATATCATTGGCGGTGGCGAGGAGGGAGACAAGCGCATTGTGCGCACCAAGGAGGAGGCTGATCATAGCCTCCACTACATGGTGGCGGTGGCTCTGCTCGATGGCAAGGTGACCCCCGAGCAGTATCGACCCGAGCGCATTGCGGCCAGCGATGTGCAGACCCTGCTGCGCAAGATCGAGGTGCGGCCCGCCGACGATCTCAGTGCTCGCTTCCCCGCTGAAATGCCCTGTCGCATCCGGGTCCTGTTGACCGATGGGCGGCGCTATGATCTGGAAATTGCCGACTATCCGGGCTTTTACAGCCGCCCGCTGAGCTGGGAGCAGGCCCTGGAGAAGTTTGAGAGTCTGGCGGCACCCTACACCGACAGCGAGCTGCGGCGCTCCATTGCTGAGACAGCGCAGCATCTGGATGAGGTGCCAGTGCGCCAGCTCACAGCCTTGTTGGCGCAGGTGCGCCTGCCGGCCTCCGGCGGGCCAGCTCTCTAA
- a CDS encoding IclR family transcriptional regulator: MPSEEARATRVGVLDKAMAILEAFPRGESALLPQEIAERTGLPLPTVYRLAQALAEHGLLMKEGSRFRLGLTLLRLGLLVAESIDVRRQALPHLTWLNSQTGENAELHIRQHEARVVIEVVRSPHNLRPFAEIGAPLPLHRGAAGKILLAWLPDEERLALAHASRERFDSERAAGERGWDVGGFVAELERVRRQGWAYSEGERVAGVAGLAAPIFDRGGQVVAALTLVAPAARLGPEQRERAIPLVCEAARRASYDMGHTASAAGLASMASSERQEQRH, from the coding sequence ATGCCCTCAGAGGAGGCGCGTGCGACACGGGTCGGGGTCCTGGACAAGGCGATGGCCATTCTAGAGGCCTTCCCGCGGGGGGAGAGCGCTCTCCTGCCCCAGGAAATTGCTGAGAGGACTGGGCTGCCGCTCCCAACAGTCTATCGGCTGGCTCAGGCCCTGGCCGAGCATGGGCTACTTATGAAGGAAGGCTCGCGCTTTCGTCTAGGGCTGACTCTGCTGCGTCTTGGCTTGCTAGTTGCTGAAAGCATTGACGTACGCAGGCAGGCCCTGCCTCATCTCACCTGGCTCAATAGCCAGACAGGAGAGAATGCCGAGCTGCACATTCGTCAGCATGAGGCCAGGGTTGTCATCGAGGTTGTGCGCAGCCCCCACAATTTGCGTCCCTTTGCCGAGATCGGGGCCCCGCTGCCGCTGCATCGCGGTGCTGCCGGTAAGATCTTGCTGGCCTGGCTCCCTGATGAAGAGCGCCTGGCGCTGGCGCATGCCAGCCGCGAGCGCTTTGACAGCGAGCGGGCGGCTGGAGAAAGGGGTTGGGATGTGGGGGGCTTTGTGGCCGAGCTGGAGAGGGTGCGGCGCCAGGGGTGGGCCTACAGTGAAGGAGAGCGGGTTGCCGGAGTGGCGGGCCTGGCTGCTCCCATCTTTGATCGAGGTGGCCAGGTAGTGGCGGCCCTTACGCTCGTCGCACCCGCCGCGCGTCTTGGGCCAGAGCAACGGGAGCGAGCCATTCCTCTGGTCTGTGAAGCCGCGCGACGTGCCTCCTACGATATGGGGCATACCGCCAGTGCCGCTGGCCTTGCCAGCATGGCAAGCTCAGAGCGGCAAGAACAGCGTCACTAG
- a CDS encoding MEDS domain-containing protein, with protein MDLSVDGKSERIPYSSHICQLYSKVTEIAGVTARLLRAGIVASEKCLFAAAPAQVQELREELVKLQLDVDDLIAKGQLILSTDREPFLSNGKRFDPYFLLSTHQTFITQALRDGWKAVRISIDMTWLAGELATPEQLLKYEALCDAVFTFQNRPIIALMHYDYGKLLPSLVVEMLKLHPISVVGKFIRRNPYYLNSEQYMIKILRMHREKEKKESGPPERGGGRD; from the coding sequence ATGGACCTGAGTGTTGATGGCAAGTCAGAGCGTATTCCATACAGCTCGCACATCTGTCAGCTTTATAGCAAAGTGACAGAGATCGCCGGGGTCACAGCCCGGCTGCTACGTGCGGGGATTGTCGCATCGGAGAAGTGCCTCTTCGCGGCGGCGCCGGCGCAGGTGCAAGAGCTACGTGAAGAGCTGGTGAAGCTGCAGCTTGACGTAGACGACTTAATTGCCAAAGGGCAGCTCATCCTCTCCACCGATCGGGAGCCGTTTCTCTCCAACGGGAAGCGATTTGACCCTTATTTTTTATTATCCACGCACCAAACCTTTATTACGCAGGCGCTGCGTGATGGCTGGAAAGCGGTAAGAATCTCGATTGACATGACCTGGTTGGCCGGGGAGCTAGCCACGCCCGAGCAGCTCTTAAAATACGAGGCCCTCTGTGATGCGGTCTTTACCTTTCAGAACCGGCCCATCATTGCCCTGATGCATTACGATTACGGGAAATTGCTGCCCAGCCTTGTGGTGGAGATGCTCAAGCTTCATCCTATCTCCGTCGTAGGCAAATTCATCCGGCGCAATCCCTACTATTTGAACTCCGAACAGTACATGATCAAGATCCTGCGAATGCATCGGGAGAAAGAGAAAAAAGAGTCAGGGCCGCCAGAGCGCGGGGGCGGGCGAGACTAG
- a CDS encoding alpha/beta hydrolase family protein, producing MALTLFGLVLSLTPWGRAGLRTGLLLPALLSVSQGPAYSLFGEPIHFTRTTLSSATTGLVYVDLYAPTDSSPVLPGRRQAVVVIAGLGDNRADVQLVNFARSLASDGMVVAIVGTPALFDFVLRRADSAAVVQVFELLARRSDIDPSHIGLVGFSAGNALACFAAADPRIRQQVAFVLSFGGFFEATTLLQAIATHQLQADGRAQPWTPYYVPLQALAHTLGTILPSREAALLRSAFAQNGRPLTAAELRQLSPSTRAAYHLLAGDQPGQVAANLAALSPQMRALLAQLSPASVVSAIEAPIFLLHDRSDAYVPFTETRAFADALQQLHHPYDMAEFGIFQHVEVRSGLSPLQVLGDSSRLATIVWKITLVGS from the coding sequence GTGGCCCTGACGCTGTTCGGCCTCGTGCTCTCACTGACCCCCTGGGGACGGGCCGGCCTGCGCACAGGGCTGCTGCTGCCGGCCCTGCTGAGCGTTTCGCAAGGACCTGCCTATTCGCTCTTCGGCGAACCAATCCACTTTACTCGGACGACTCTCTCTTCCGCCACTACCGGTCTTGTGTATGTGGACCTGTATGCCCCTACTGACTCCTCTCCTGTGCTTCCAGGACGCCGCCAGGCGGTGGTGGTCATCGCCGGCCTGGGCGATAATCGCGCTGATGTCCAGTTAGTGAACTTTGCACGCTCGCTGGCAAGCGATGGGATGGTGGTGGCCATCGTGGGGACGCCAGCCCTGTTTGACTTCGTGCTCCGTCGCGCGGATAGCGCCGCGGTGGTGCAGGTCTTTGAGCTGCTGGCCCGGCGCTCCGATATTGACCCCTCACACATTGGCCTGGTCGGCTTCAGCGCTGGCAATGCCCTGGCGTGCTTCGCGGCTGCCGATCCCCGTATTCGCCAGCAGGTGGCCTTTGTGCTCTCTTTCGGCGGATTCTTTGAGGCCACGACGCTGCTACAGGCCATCGCTACCCATCAGTTACAGGCAGATGGTCGAGCACAGCCCTGGACACCGTACTATGTCCCTCTCCAGGCACTGGCTCACACGCTGGGCACTATTCTCCCTTCTCGCGAGGCGGCTCTTTTGCGCTCCGCTTTCGCTCAGAACGGCAGGCCGCTGACTGCAGCGGAGCTGAGGCAGCTCTCTCCCAGTACTCGCGCGGCCTATCACCTGTTAGCTGGCGATCAGCCAGGGCAGGTGGCGGCAAATCTGGCGGCCCTTTCTCCACAGATGCGCGCGCTGCTCGCTCAGCTTTCACCGGCAAGCGTGGTGTCTGCGATCGAGGCGCCGATCTTCTTGCTGCACGACCGCAGCGATGCCTATGTGCCGTTTACGGAGACACGAGCCTTCGCCGACGCACTCCAGCAGCTGCATCATCCCTACGATATGGCCGAGTTTGGAATTTTTCAGCATGTTGAGGTGCGAAGTGGTCTCAGTCCGCTGCAAGTGCTTGGCGATAGCAGCCGCCTGGCAACTATTGTCTGGAAGATCACGCTCGTTGGTTCTTGA
- the rnpM gene encoding RNase P modulator RnpM, translated as MMAKAAKGGRQKHVPLRTCIACRETRPKRELLRIVRTPEGRILLDPTSKKSGRGAYLCARYSCWQKALRVKKTGDRCLLEHEFEQPLSAEDRAALEEYLATLPREEQPPSGLVRPVP; from the coding sequence ATGATGGCCAAAGCTGCTAAGGGAGGGCGCCAGAAGCACGTTCCGCTACGTACCTGTATTGCCTGCCGCGAGACCAGGCCAAAGCGGGAGCTATTGCGCATTGTGCGCACACCCGAGGGGCGAATTCTCCTCGACCCGACCAGTAAGAAGTCCGGGCGTGGAGCCTATCTCTGCGCTCGCTATTCCTGCTGGCAGAAGGCGCTCAGGGTGAAAAAAACGGGTGATCGCTGCCTGCTAGAGCATGAGTTTGAGCAGCCGCTCTCTGCCGAGGATCGTGCGGCACTGGAGGAGTACCTGGCCACGTTGCCACGGGAGGAGCAACCTCCCAGCGGTCTTGTCAGGCCCGTGCCGTGA
- a CDS encoding glycoside hydrolase family 10 protein, with protein MGKGGSGIEAYGYLRWVAVVLFWLLSSLPLSPALGAASLPAMQVQAQSWRREGAGAWSCSPSPTTGAPRRQLRGVWIATVANLDWPSRPGLPAAAQQEEGRRLLDQARALGFNAVFVQVRPLGDAFYPSHYAPWSAYLSGVQGRSPGYDPLGFLLSEAHRRNLEFHAWLNPFRISFHDNLAALAPTNPARQHPAWVVHYAGALYLNPGLPAVRRLLAATVEELVRRYDVDGIHLDDYFYPYPVGKLPFPDSETYRQYGAGRYRSIGDWRRANVNELIATLAQTIHRLRPTVKFGVSPFGVWRNRRSDPSGSATEAAVTSYDSLYADTRTWIRHHWLDYIAPQLYWPIGFRRAEYTTLVRWWVHEVEGWPVHLYIGQAAYKIGSGGPWSDAEEMPRHLRFDLRFAAVKGEIFFRLRSVLADPLGFARRLRTALYRHPALIPVMPWLGGGPPAAPRALQAQLQPQGTSRWTVRLRWQNDPAGSVATTYYAIYRLDGVASPDPCALKTSTALLATQRGLDADWQVFVDQLVLPQTLYTYYVTALDRLHHESPTSTALVVHLP; from the coding sequence ATGGGCAAAGGTGGGAGTGGCATAGAAGCGTATGGGTACCTGCGCTGGGTGGCAGTGGTGCTGTTCTGGCTGCTGAGTTCGCTGCCATTGAGTCCGGCTCTGGGCGCAGCCAGTCTGCCTGCGATGCAAGTGCAGGCGCAGAGCTGGCGTCGAGAAGGGGCCGGAGCCTGGTCGTGCTCCCCTTCGCCAACCACGGGAGCGCCGCGTCGACAGTTGCGCGGGGTCTGGATCGCCACGGTGGCCAACCTGGACTGGCCTTCACGCCCGGGCCTGCCCGCCGCCGCGCAGCAGGAAGAAGGACGGCGCTTGCTCGACCAGGCAAGGGCCTTGGGCTTCAATGCGGTGTTTGTGCAGGTACGCCCGCTTGGGGACGCCTTCTATCCGTCGCACTACGCCCCCTGGTCAGCCTATCTGAGCGGTGTCCAGGGACGCAGTCCTGGTTACGATCCGCTGGGGTTCCTGCTGAGCGAGGCGCACCGGCGCAACCTGGAGTTCCATGCCTGGCTGAACCCGTTTCGCATCAGCTTTCACGACAATCTCGCCGCCCTGGCGCCGACCAATCCCGCGCGGCAGCACCCCGCGTGGGTGGTGCACTATGCCGGAGCCCTCTACCTGAACCCGGGCCTGCCCGCCGTGCGCCGGCTCCTGGCGGCCACGGTTGAGGAGCTGGTGCGCCGCTATGATGTCGACGGCATCCACCTGGATGATTATTTCTACCCCTATCCAGTGGGAAAGCTGCCGTTTCCAGATAGCGAGACCTATCGCCAGTACGGCGCCGGTCGCTATCGCTCGATCGGCGATTGGCGACGCGCGAATGTGAACGAGCTGATCGCGACCCTGGCTCAGACGATCCACCGCCTGCGCCCAACCGTCAAGTTCGGTGTGAGTCCTTTCGGGGTCTGGCGCAACCGCCGCAGCGATCCGTCAGGCTCGGCAACCGAGGCCGCGGTGACCAGCTACGATTCGCTCTATGCAGATACACGCACCTGGATCAGACACCACTGGCTGGATTATATTGCCCCCCAGTTGTATTGGCCAATTGGCTTTCGCCGCGCTGAGTACACCACGCTCGTGCGCTGGTGGGTCCATGAGGTAGAGGGTTGGCCGGTCCATCTTTACATTGGACAGGCAGCTTATAAAATCGGGAGCGGCGGCCCCTGGAGCGACGCGGAGGAGATGCCACGCCATCTGCGTTTTGACCTGCGCTTTGCAGCGGTCAAGGGCGAGATCTTCTTTCGATTGAGGTCGGTTCTGGCCGATCCGCTCGGCTTTGCCCGGCGCTTGCGCACAGCCCTCTATCGCCATCCCGCGCTGATTCCGGTGATGCCCTGGTTGGGTGGCGGCCCTCCGGCAGCTCCCAGAGCTTTACAGGCTCAGTTGCAGCCCCAGGGGACGAGCAGATGGACTGTAAGGCTGCGCTGGCAGAACGACCCTGCCGGCTCGGTCGCGACGACTTACTATGCGATCTATCGCCTGGATGGCGTGGCATCCCCTGATCCATGCGCGCTGAAGACTTCTACTGCCCTACTGGCAACCCAGCGGGGCCTGGACGCGGATTGGCAGGTCTTTGTCGACCAGCTCGTGCTCCCGCAGACTCTCTATACCTACTATGTGACAGCGCTGGACCGCCTGCATCATGAAAGCCCAACCAGCACCGCCCTGGTGGTCCATCTTCCATGA
- the nusA gene encoding transcription termination factor NusA, with protein sequence MRSEFQAAIAQLIAEKGLPREVVMETVANALLSAYRKSFGGGDNVRIEVDKNGEVHVWTTKRVVAQVKDPNEEISLAEAQRLIPKAALGQTIEVDSSHIFERIPTQTAKQVILQRIREAEHEHLYEQLKEWVGEIRLGTITRRDPARGWVLDFDLDRVDKVEGLMPFSEEVPSEHYRVGQRLRVYIVDVRRVQGRLLQIVASRSHRDLVRRLFEAEVPEIYEGMVEIKAIAREPGSRTKVAVVAHQEGLDPIGSCVGVRGSRINNIVRELNDEKIDIILWNPDPATFVANALSPVKPLRVELREAERTAQVVVAEKQLSLAIGKDGQNARLAAKLTGWRVDVVKPAEGEVYEEPVEEAISSVSARRDRGRHDGGRRSSSSRSGKYR encoded by the coding sequence ATGAGAAGCGAATTTCAGGCTGCTATTGCGCAGTTGATTGCCGAAAAAGGATTGCCCCGCGAAGTGGTCATGGAGACCGTGGCCAATGCCCTCTTATCAGCCTACCGCAAGAGCTTCGGGGGCGGGGATAATGTGCGCATCGAGGTGGACAAGAACGGCGAGGTCCACGTTTGGACCACCAAGCGAGTGGTTGCCCAGGTCAAAGATCCCAATGAGGAAATCTCGCTGGCGGAGGCCCAGCGCCTCATTCCGAAGGCCGCCCTGGGGCAAACGATTGAAGTGGATTCATCGCATATCTTTGAGCGCATTCCTACCCAGACGGCCAAGCAGGTCATCCTGCAGCGCATTCGCGAGGCCGAGCATGAGCATCTCTACGAGCAGCTCAAGGAGTGGGTGGGCGAGATCCGGCTGGGCACGATCACACGCCGTGATCCAGCGCGTGGGTGGGTGCTTGACTTCGATCTCGACCGTGTCGATAAGGTCGAGGGGTTGATGCCTTTCAGCGAAGAGGTGCCCAGCGAGCACTATCGGGTCGGCCAGCGGCTGCGCGTCTATATTGTCGATGTGCGCCGTGTCCAGGGGCGGCTCTTGCAGATTGTGGCCTCGCGCTCCCATCGCGACCTGGTGCGGCGGCTCTTCGAGGCCGAGGTGCCCGAGATTTACGAGGGCATGGTCGAGATCAAAGCCATTGCCCGCGAGCCAGGTAGCCGGACCAAAGTGGCGGTGGTTGCTCACCAGGAGGGCCTGGACCCCATCGGCTCCTGTGTCGGGGTACGGGGATCGCGCATCAATAATATTGTGCGCGAGCTGAACGATGAGAAGATCGACATTATCCTGTGGAACCCCGATCCGGCGACCTTCGTGGCGAATGCTCTCAGCCCCGTGAAGCCTCTGCGTGTCGAGCTGCGGGAGGCCGAACGCACCGCCCAGGTGGTGGTAGCCGAGAAGCAGCTTTCTCTTGCCATCGGCAAGGATGGGCAGAACGCGCGCCTGGCCGCCAAGCTCACTGGCTGGCGCGTCGATGTGGTCAAGCCTGCCGAGGGCGAGGTCTATGAGGAACCTGTTGAGGAAGCCATCTCTTCCGTCAGCGCCCGCCGTGACCGTGGACGCCATGACGGTGGCAGACGCTCTTCCTCGTCACGCAGCGGCAAGTATCGCTAA
- a CDS encoding ABC transporter ATP-binding protein has protein sequence MSSKGIPSLPEHEELIVEAVDVHKDYGEGTLKVQALRGISLQIRRGEVVAIMGPSGCGKTTLLNCLSGLDRATSGTIRIAGQDLQELTDNELTTFRARSMGFIFQNYNLLPVLTALENIELPLLVSGVPPREARARALASIEEVGLSRWARHRPAEMSGGQCQRVAIARALATRPAIVWADEPTGALDSEASQEILDLMLSLNREQGLTFVWVSHALEVAHRAQRLITMRDGRIEDDRSLVASHADEA, from the coding sequence ATGTCCAGCAAAGGGATTCCCAGCTTACCAGAACACGAGGAGCTGATTGTCGAGGCCGTTGACGTGCATAAGGACTACGGAGAAGGGACGCTCAAGGTCCAGGCGCTGCGTGGGATCAGCCTCCAAATCCGCCGGGGCGAGGTTGTCGCTATTATGGGTCCAAGCGGCTGCGGTAAGACAACGCTGCTGAATTGCCTCAGTGGCCTGGATCGAGCTACCTCCGGCACTATCCGTATTGCAGGCCAGGATCTTCAGGAATTGACCGATAATGAGCTGACTACCTTTCGCGCTCGCTCGATGGGCTTTATCTTCCAGAACTACAATCTGTTGCCAGTGTTGACAGCCCTGGAGAATATCGAATTGCCACTGCTGGTGAGCGGGGTGCCACCGCGCGAAGCCCGTGCGCGGGCCCTGGCCAGTATCGAGGAGGTCGGACTGAGCCGCTGGGCCCGCCATCGCCCGGCTGAGATGAGCGGCGGACAGTGCCAGCGAGTGGCGATCGCTCGCGCCCTGGCTACTCGCCCAGCGATCGTCTGGGCCGATGAGCCAACGGGAGCATTGGATAGCGAGGCCAGTCAAGAGATTCTTGACTTGATGCTCTCGCTCAATCGCGAGCAAGGGCTGACTTTTGTCTGGGTCTCGCACGCTCTGGAGGTCGCGCACCGGGCCCAGCGCTTGATCACAATGCGCGATGGACGCATCGAAGACGATCGTTCGCTCGTCGCTTCCCATGCAGACGAAGCCTAG